The Mucilaginibacter yixingensis genome window below encodes:
- a CDS encoding DarT ssDNA thymidine ADP-ribosyltransferase family protein, which translates to MVTFPRNRWSVCAEIRWSISANSPLEEEKILSRKLLESSDIEQTDILDFIEFPDTIRYDDKNYINLSISFPNHFLFKRFRERTLDLPHINWCVLKINPKYIYCTNTLFSVTNAASSIAKNLYGISGDLSKFKQLFDDNITSKSGVIPRGILNKKYPTDVQAEVLVKDEILVSDVLSICFKDEESLASGKASLSGYDTSKFVIDSSVFSNLRT; encoded by the coding sequence GTGGTCACTTTCCCGCGGAATCGGTGGTCAGTTTGCGCCGAAATCAGGTGGTCAATATCAGCGAATTCTCCATTAGAAGAAGAGAAAATTCTATCACGAAAGCTTTTAGAGAGTTCGGACATTGAACAAACAGATATTTTAGATTTTATAGAATTTCCAGACACAATACGTTACGACGATAAGAACTATATAAATCTTTCAATTTCATTTCCCAATCACTTCCTTTTTAAAAGATTTAGAGAGAGAACCTTAGATTTACCTCACATTAATTGGTGTGTTTTGAAAATCAATCCTAAGTATATTTATTGTACTAACACTTTGTTTTCAGTAACAAATGCAGCATCTTCAATCGCAAAAAATCTGTACGGCATATCCGGTGACCTCTCAAAATTCAAACAATTATTTGATGATAATATAACATCTAAATCTGGTGTAATCCCGAGGGGGATTTTAAATAAAAAATATCCTACGGATGTGCAAGCTGAGGTTCTAGTAAAAGATGAGATACTTGTTTCGGATGTATTGAGTATATGCTTTAAAGACGAGGAAAGCTTAGCTTCTGGAAAAGCCTCATTGTCTGGATATGATACGTCTAAATTCGTGATTGATTCATCCGTATTCTCAAATTTAAGAACATAG
- a CDS encoding ADP-ribosylglycohydrolase family protein: MKPETKYKGSLKLSAIGDALGWMTEFEKTADSVLNRFGVPKIERFYNWEKKVGGRFYGFVDKIKAGSYSDDTQLLMAVARSIKSDGTTDHNYFAKTELPNWLDYARGGGRTVKAAAQKISRKSAQWNANFFLYKAGEETFDYKQSGANGAAMRVLPIALANIGNIEKIKEDIFCNSIITHGHPRAIIGAMLYGYAINQIIVCRPEKFNWESFLIQIGSDFQDKFNLSFFKNPYLKAWLNEWNKSSVERFETSYDATLLEVQNQLRYIYQSLKHGISIEETLLKLGCISRETKGSGTATVLAGLYFTLKFHDKPLVGIIEAVNSLGTDTDSIASFTGGLIGALHGQNIIPDKWQVVQDEKYLNTLAERLLQISEDRLKEPPPQVTFNLKRLNDAPIDDFNENDFVEFFPLGKGVITNIERQPTLTKGKYNLIMEIKFDSEQTIIFSKLYENPDVAKNPNQLHYKSDLDIITLAKKKLEPEIFNRVKDFLNKKAPKDLIDVLSLIFQSKNWN; this comes from the coding sequence ATGAAGCCGGAAACGAAATATAAAGGAAGTTTAAAACTATCTGCTATAGGTGATGCATTAGGATGGATGACAGAATTTGAAAAGACAGCCGATAGTGTTCTAAATAGATTTGGGGTGCCTAAAATTGAACGTTTTTATAATTGGGAAAAAAAAGTTGGCGGACGTTTTTACGGTTTTGTAGATAAAATTAAGGCTGGCTCTTATTCAGATGACACGCAATTACTTATGGCTGTAGCGAGAAGTATTAAAAGCGATGGCACCACAGATCACAATTATTTCGCTAAAACAGAACTTCCCAATTGGCTGGACTATGCCCGTGGAGGGGGGCGAACTGTTAAAGCTGCCGCTCAAAAAATTTCGAGAAAATCAGCTCAGTGGAATGCTAATTTTTTTCTTTACAAGGCAGGAGAAGAAACATTTGATTATAAGCAAAGTGGAGCTAATGGCGCCGCAATGAGAGTATTGCCGATAGCTTTAGCAAATATTGGTAACATTGAAAAAATAAAAGAAGATATATTTTGTAATAGTATAATTACCCACGGACACCCTCGTGCTATCATAGGTGCGATGCTATACGGGTATGCTATTAATCAAATCATTGTCTGCCGTCCTGAAAAATTCAATTGGGAATCCTTTTTAATTCAAATTGGGTCCGATTTTCAAGATAAGTTTAACCTGTCTTTTTTTAAAAATCCATATTTAAAAGCTTGGTTAAACGAATGGAATAAATCAAGTGTAGAAAGATTTGAAACTTCGTACGATGCCACTTTATTAGAGGTTCAAAACCAACTACGATATATTTATCAAAGTCTTAAACATGGGATTTCGATAGAAGAAACTTTGTTAAAATTAGGTTGCATATCTAGAGAGACAAAAGGCTCTGGAACTGCCACTGTGCTTGCCGGATTATATTTCACTTTGAAATTCCATGACAAACCTTTGGTAGGCATTATAGAAGCTGTTAATAGTTTAGGAACTGACACTGATTCAATCGCATCGTTTACAGGCGGATTGATTGGTGCATTACATGGACAAAATATTATTCCCGATAAATGGCAAGTAGTTCAAGATGAGAAATATCTTAATACATTAGCAGAACGGTTATTGCAAATTTCTGAAGACCGTTTGAAAGAGCCCCCCCCACAAGTAACTTTTAATCTTAAAAGACTTAATGATGCTCCAATAGATGATTTTAATGAAAACGATTTTGTGGAATTTTTTCCTTTAGGAAAAGGAGTTATAACCAATATTGAAAGGCAACCCACATTAACAAAGGGCAAGTATAATTTGATAATGGAAATTAAGTTTGATTCAGAGCAAACCATCATTTTTTCAAAATTATATGAAAACCCAGATGTCGCTAAAAACCCAAATCAACTCCATTATAAAAGCGACTTAGATATAATTACACTTGCAAAAAAAAAGTTAGAACCAGAGATTTTTAACAGAGTTAAAGATTTTCTAAATAAAAAGGCTCCTAAAGACTTAATAGATGTTTTAAGTTTAATATTTCAAAGTAAGAACTGGAATTAA
- a CDS encoding helix-turn-helix domain-containing protein — translation MKTENISSFFEHIFHKLNPSDLLHGEHRLAVADRVEHLLKETGLTRQQFGERIRTELHSVRDFLSGTRDMTLETLTEICSLLHISLGDLVIEHA, via the coding sequence ATGAAAACGGAAAACATCAGCTCATTTTTTGAGCACATCTTTCACAAACTAAATCCATCAGATTTGCTGCACGGCGAGCACCGCTTAGCTGTAGCCGACAGGGTTGAACACCTGCTAAAAGAAACCGGCCTTACCCGCCAGCAATTTGGTGAGCGCATACGCACAGAACTGCATTCGGTAAGAGATTTCTTATCTGGCACCCGCGACATGACCCTGGAAACCCTTACTGAAATTTGCAGCCTGCTACACATTTCATTAGGTGACCTGGTGATTGAACACGCTTAA
- a CDS encoding TIM-barrel domain-containing protein: MDTPRSIIWQQANNRVIINTDDGFLTIYLLDEGAARVRFTRTSEDPSPSLILENCVFNPSFKVKEEDQKLSINLKKLKVVFDQTTNALTFYDGQENLLLAEKPNSRQLSESTIQGEACLAAEQQFLSDPTEKIFGMGQFQDGYLDIKGLPRRLTQVNSQIAIPFYTSNKGYALLWHNYGLTDFNPADEQITFSKSATRISSPEKILVTTAEGTQEETRLEGLFTAEFETKETGKYAFLLDVGQKMARGYRVTVDRRAVIDYKNFWLPPTISWFDDLEGGMHDVTFTGQESDAPVIYYRKVEHTTTLRSPVADAVDYVVFAGKADEAIGSYRRLAGPMPMLPQWALGYIHCRERYKSQDEILDNTRQFRERNLPMDMIVQDWQYWGKYGWNAMQFDEQHYPDPEKMVQDIHSLNARLMVSVWSKIDPTSEVGQEFTRRDLFIKDTQWVDFYKPEAAALYWEQFSKRLLSTGIDAWWQDATEPENDDLEGRRIGEGQIPGETYRLIYPLLVTKTVYEGSRRDRPGQRVFILSRSAYPGAQRYAVATWSGDIGNDWEAMRKQLAAGLSYMASGMPWWTFDAGGFFRPGDGQYKDPDYHETFLRWLQLSVFMPLMRVHGYMTDTEFWHYGEAVTTHARNYLNLRYRLLPYIYSEAARVNNGYTLMRPLVMDFAADDIATGLTDQFMFGPSIMVAPVLRPAVAERSVYLPAHKGGWIDFWTGQRYEGETDVDATATLDHIPLFIKAGGIIPMGPVKQYAAQYPDAPVELHIYTGASGMFTLYEDDGETFAYEDRAHASIKITWNEEDQHLKIGKREGSFEGMPATKTFHIIWVTQGFGRDVEAEEVIYNGEEVIIIKS; the protein is encoded by the coding sequence ATGGACACTCCACGTAGCATCATTTGGCAACAAGCGAATAATCGTGTTATTATAAATACTGACGATGGTTTTTTGACCATTTATTTGTTAGACGAAGGCGCCGCACGGGTGCGATTTACCCGTACAAGCGAAGATCCATCGCCCAGTCTGATATTAGAGAACTGCGTTTTCAACCCTTCTTTTAAGGTGAAAGAGGAGGATCAAAAGTTATCTATCAATTTAAAGAAACTCAAAGTAGTTTTTGATCAAACAACCAACGCACTTACCTTTTACGACGGACAAGAGAACCTGCTGTTAGCCGAAAAGCCTAACAGTCGTCAATTGAGTGAAAGCACTATTCAAGGCGAGGCTTGCCTGGCTGCCGAACAGCAATTTCTATCAGACCCTACAGAAAAGATTTTCGGTATGGGGCAGTTTCAGGATGGGTACCTTGATATAAAAGGCCTACCGCGCCGGTTAACACAGGTAAACTCACAGATTGCTATTCCGTTTTATACCTCTAATAAGGGCTATGCTTTATTGTGGCACAACTACGGTTTAACAGATTTTAATCCGGCTGATGAGCAGATTACATTCAGTAAGTCGGCCACAAGGATCAGCTCGCCAGAAAAGATTTTAGTAACCACCGCCGAAGGTACGCAAGAAGAAACCCGGTTGGAAGGCTTATTTACAGCCGAATTTGAAACGAAGGAAACCGGCAAGTACGCTTTCCTGCTCGATGTTGGCCAGAAAATGGCACGCGGCTACCGCGTTACGGTAGATCGACGCGCAGTTATTGATTACAAGAATTTTTGGCTGCCGCCTACCATCAGTTGGTTTGATGATTTGGAAGGTGGCATGCACGATGTCACTTTTACAGGGCAGGAGAGTGATGCGCCTGTTATTTATTACCGTAAAGTTGAACATACAACCACCCTGCGTTCGCCTGTTGCTGATGCCGTGGATTACGTGGTTTTTGCCGGCAAGGCTGACGAAGCGATAGGTAGTTATCGTCGTCTGGCCGGACCGATGCCTATGCTACCGCAGTGGGCGCTGGGTTATATTCATTGTCGCGAACGCTATAAATCGCAGGATGAAATTCTGGATAATACCCGCCAGTTTCGCGAGCGTAATTTGCCCATGGACATGATTGTGCAGGATTGGCAGTACTGGGGCAAATACGGCTGGAACGCCATGCAGTTTGATGAACAGCATTATCCTGACCCCGAGAAGATGGTGCAGGATATTCATAGCCTGAACGCCAGGTTAATGGTATCGGTATGGTCTAAAATTGATCCAACATCAGAGGTGGGGCAGGAGTTTACCCGTCGTGATCTTTTTATAAAAGATACCCAGTGGGTTGATTTTTACAAGCCGGAGGCTGCCGCTTTGTATTGGGAGCAGTTCAGCAAGCGCTTACTCTCTACCGGCATTGATGCCTGGTGGCAGGATGCTACCGAGCCCGAGAATGACGATCTGGAGGGTCGCCGCATTGGGGAGGGGCAAATTCCTGGCGAAACCTACCGACTCATCTATCCACTATTGGTTACCAAAACCGTTTACGAGGGTTCGCGGCGTGATAGGCCGGGGCAGCGCGTCTTTATCCTCTCGCGCAGTGCTTATCCCGGCGCGCAGCGTTATGCCGTGGCCACTTGGTCTGGCGATATTGGTAACGATTGGGAAGCCATGCGCAAACAACTGGCCGCGGGCCTGAGTTACATGGCATCGGGCATGCCATGGTGGACGTTTGATGCAGGCGGTTTCTTCCGCCCGGGCGATGGACAATATAAGGATCCTGATTATCACGAGACATTTTTACGCTGGTTGCAGCTATCTGTATTTATGCCATTAATGCGTGTACATGGTTACATGACCGATACCGAATTTTGGCACTACGGAGAGGCTGTTACCACACATGCCCGCAACTACCTCAATCTGCGTTACCGCTTGTTGCCTTATATCTATAGTGAAGCAGCCCGCGTTAATAATGGCTATACGCTGATGCGCCCGCTGGTTATGGATTTTGCTGCTGACGATATTGCAACCGGTCTGACGGATCAGTTTATGTTCGGGCCATCAATCATGGTGGCACCGGTCTTACGTCCGGCGGTGGCCGAACGCAGCGTTTATTTGCCTGCGCACAAAGGCGGCTGGATTGATTTCTGGACCGGGCAGCGGTATGAAGGCGAAACGGATGTAGACGCCACCGCTACTTTAGATCATATACCTTTATTTATTAAAGCAGGGGGCATCATCCCAATGGGGCCGGTAAAGCAGTATGCTGCCCAGTACCCTGATGCACCTGTCGAACTACATATTTATACCGGCGCCAGTGGCATGTTTACCCTTTATGAAGATGATGGCGAAACATTTGCCTATGAAGATCGTGCCCATGCATCCATCAAAATAACCTGGAACGAGGAAGATCAGCATCTAAAGATAGGAAAGCGTGAAGGCAGCTTTGAAGGAATGCCCGCTACAAAAACTTTCCATATTATTTGGGTGACCCAAGGCTTCGGCAGGGATGTTGAGGCAGAGGAAGTGATTTATAATGGAGAAGAGGTCATTATCATAAAGTCTTGA
- a CDS encoding glycoside hydrolase N-terminal domain-containing protein, with product MSKKNHLLLLAAGIALSLSARAQQSLTLWYNKPAVSWNEALPIGNGRLAGMIFGQPDNEQIQLNEETVWAGGPHNNVNPDAGAVVPELRKLIYEKKFVEAQALANAKMFSKQNGMPYQTVGSLFIKFPGAGEATGYRRDLDISKAIASVSFTRNGVHFKREMFASFTDQAIIVRLTADRPNAITCDLHFETPMLIHRASVSNNKLILDGTGGDRSEIAGAVKYQAQVKALTDGGKVTYADSTVSISKATTATIYIAMGSNFKNYHDVSGNAEAKTTAYLDKAIKVPYQQAISSHTAFYKRYFDRVKFNLGDAKTPDAPTDERIDNFGKNHDLSLVTLYYQFGRYLLISASQPGNQAANLQGKWNDKVSPPWGGKYTININTEMNYWPAEETNLSELTEPLVHLIKDLSVTGQQSATQMYHARGWMAHHNTDIWRISGQVDKAFYGIFPTGGAWLTQHLWEHYLYTGDKQFLRDIYPVLKGASTYFVDALQEEPDHHWLVVSPSMSPEHNFLSDKTVGAVSLTSGTTMDNQILFDLFNNTIAAAKTLNTDAAFADTLKTKLDRLPPMQIGKWGQLQEWMQDWDIKGDQHRHISQLFGLFPGKQVSPYKHPELSEASKNMLNSRGDQSTGWSMGWKVNFWARLLDGNHAWKLITDQLRLVSPSVTSGQGGGTYPNMFDAHPPFQIDGNFGCTAGMTEMLMQSYDGDIHLLPALPDEWKSGSISGLVTRGGFVLDIDWANGKITKLKITSRIGGNCRLRVNNTLKPSGNFKLETANGTNSNPLFQTADIKEPVIVDKSQLKGYPVNNGQLYDLQTQPGMSYTLIGG from the coding sequence GTGAGCAAAAAGAATCACCTTTTGTTATTGGCGGCGGGCATAGCTTTGTCGTTAAGCGCCCGGGCGCAGCAAAGCCTTACTTTATGGTACAACAAACCAGCCGTGAGCTGGAACGAAGCGTTACCTATTGGCAATGGCCGGCTGGCGGGCATGATATTCGGTCAGCCCGATAACGAGCAAATTCAGCTAAATGAAGAGACTGTTTGGGCCGGCGGACCGCACAACAACGTTAACCCCGATGCCGGCGCTGTAGTGCCCGAATTACGTAAGCTGATCTACGAGAAGAAATTTGTAGAAGCGCAAGCCCTGGCCAACGCCAAAATGTTTTCCAAACAAAATGGGATGCCTTACCAAACTGTGGGTAGCCTGTTTATTAAATTTCCGGGGGCGGGCGAGGCAACTGGCTATCGCCGCGATTTGGATATTAGCAAGGCCATAGCCAGCGTAAGTTTTACCCGCAACGGCGTTCATTTTAAACGTGAGATGTTTGCCTCATTTACAGATCAGGCTATCATTGTTCGCCTAACGGCAGATAGACCAAACGCTATCACCTGCGATCTGCATTTTGAAACACCAATGCTTATTCATCGGGCATCAGTATCAAATAATAAGCTCATACTTGATGGCACAGGCGGCGACAGGAGCGAGATAGCCGGTGCGGTAAAATACCAGGCGCAAGTAAAAGCGCTGACCGACGGTGGTAAAGTAACCTATGCCGATTCTACCGTCAGCATCAGCAAAGCAACCACGGCTACCATCTATATAGCCATGGGCAGCAACTTTAAAAACTATCACGATGTTAGCGGTAATGCCGAAGCTAAAACCACCGCTTATCTGGATAAAGCCATTAAGGTGCCTTATCAGCAGGCTATCAGCAGTCATACCGCTTTTTATAAGCGCTATTTTGATCGTGTTAAATTCAATTTGGGTGATGCCAAAACGCCGGATGCGCCTACCGATGAAAGGATAGACAATTTTGGTAAAAATCATGACCTCTCGCTCGTAACGCTTTATTACCAATTTGGGCGTTACTTGCTCATCAGTGCATCGCAGCCGGGTAACCAGGCCGCCAACCTGCAGGGCAAGTGGAATGATAAAGTATCGCCGCCGTGGGGTGGCAAGTATACCATCAACATTAATACCGAGATGAACTACTGGCCGGCCGAGGAAACCAACCTTTCGGAACTGACCGAACCGCTGGTACATTTGATCAAAGATCTGTCTGTGACCGGGCAGCAAAGTGCTACCCAGATGTACCATGCACGTGGCTGGATGGCGCATCACAATACCGATATCTGGCGTATTTCTGGCCAGGTTGACAAAGCTTTTTATGGCATCTTCCCAACCGGTGGCGCCTGGCTTACCCAGCACCTGTGGGAGCATTACCTGTATACCGGCGATAAGCAATTTCTGCGCGATATTTACCCGGTGCTAAAAGGCGCATCAACTTATTTTGTAGACGCCCTGCAAGAGGAGCCAGATCATCATTGGCTGGTGGTATCGCCGTCCATGTCGCCTGAGCATAATTTCCTGAGCGATAAAACGGTGGGAGCCGTGTCGTTAACATCAGGCACAACGATGGATAACCAGATCTTGTTCGATCTGTTTAACAATACCATCGCGGCAGCAAAAACTTTAAATACCGACGCTGCTTTTGCCGATACGTTGAAAACCAAGCTTGACAGACTGCCGCCTATGCAAATTGGCAAATGGGGACAACTGCAGGAGTGGATGCAGGATTGGGACATTAAAGGCGATCAGCATCGTCATATCTCGCAATTGTTTGGTCTGTTTCCGGGCAAGCAAGTGTCGCCTTACAAGCACCCTGAACTTTCTGAAGCTTCAAAAAATATGTTGAACAGCAGGGGAGATCAATCTACCGGATGGTCTATGGGCTGGAAGGTTAATTTCTGGGCCCGCCTGTTGGATGGTAACCATGCCTGGAAACTAATTACAGATCAGCTGCGCCTGGTATCACCGTCGGTTACCTCTGGTCAGGGAGGTGGTACCTATCCAAATATGTTTGACGCGCACCCGCCGTTCCAGATTGATGGCAACTTTGGCTGTACTGCCGGTATGACCGAGATGTTGATGCAAAGTTATGACGGAGACATTCACCTGCTACCGGCTTTGCCTGACGAGTGGAAAAGTGGCTCTATCTCTGGCCTGGTTACCCGTGGCGGTTTTGTGTTGGATATAGACTGGGCAAACGGAAAGATCACCAAGCTTAAAATTACATCACGCATTGGCGGCAACTGCCGTTTGCGCGTAAACAATACTTTGAAACCATCCGGTAACTTTAAGCTGGAAACAGCTAATGGCACCAACAGCAATCCACTGTTTCAGACGGCCGATATTAAGGAGCCGGTTATTGTAGATAAAAGTCAGCTGAAAGGTTACCCGGTTAATAACGGTCAGCTTTATGACCTGCAAACGCAACCCGGCATGAGCTATACACTCATTGGCGGTTAA
- a CDS encoding pectinesterase family protein, whose protein sequence is MSSKFFIGIAAALCLFAAKPALAQSYDVVVAQDGSGKYTSVQAAINAAPSNGTKPYRIFIKHGVYNEKLTIPQDKTFLEFVGENVANTILTYGDGKGGTSATIINADDVFFKDLTLVNSQGAIADGPQSQAVRTTRDRAVFFNCRFISGQDTMYLVRGKTRAYFLACYIDGNTDYIYGDAIGLFDNCVIYARDRLDGSTGGYITAASTKPDQPYGLVFRNCLLPDNHGITNYTLGRPWQNDKNTRDNELRRAHNKTVFLNTKMGSSIKPEGWSAWNDGTDTTIITYAEYNSRKFNGAPVDVSRRRSWTQQLTAEQAAPYFKDENILGDWNPFKTWADLPAKSTAAGQQAISNLLARDNGGNMLLQFNTSWPASDASFVLYKSDDKKTFKKADQLKAGKNDVIAFQFKDKAPADGQHSYYVISATQGKQTFSSDTLDVSGGKLFPMKKGR, encoded by the coding sequence ATGAGTTCTAAATTTTTTATAGGTATTGCTGCGGCGTTATGCCTATTTGCTGCAAAGCCTGCCCTGGCGCAAAGCTATGATGTGGTAGTTGCTCAAGATGGCAGTGGCAAGTACACCAGCGTTCAGGCTGCAATTAATGCTGCGCCTTCTAATGGCACAAAACCCTATCGCATTTTTATTAAACACGGTGTATATAACGAGAAGCTTACTATCCCACAGGATAAAACCTTTCTGGAGTTTGTGGGTGAGAACGTGGCCAACACCATACTCACTTATGGCGATGGTAAAGGTGGTACCTCGGCTACCATCATTAATGCTGATGATGTGTTTTTTAAGGACCTTACGCTGGTCAACTCACAGGGCGCTATAGCCGATGGCCCGCAATCGCAAGCGGTTAGAACCACGCGAGATAGGGCAGTGTTCTTCAATTGCCGTTTTATTAGCGGGCAAGATACCATGTACCTGGTGCGGGGCAAAACACGCGCCTATTTCCTGGCCTGCTACATTGACGGCAATACCGATTACATTTATGGCGATGCCATAGGCTTGTTTGATAACTGCGTGATCTATGCACGCGATCGTCTGGATGGCAGCACCGGTGGGTACATTACTGCAGCCAGTACCAAACCAGATCAGCCTTATGGGTTAGTGTTTAGAAACTGCTTGTTGCCTGATAATCACGGTATCACCAACTATACCCTTGGCCGCCCATGGCAAAACGACAAGAACACGCGCGATAACGAGCTTCGCCGTGCGCATAACAAAACGGTGTTTCTAAACACTAAAATGGGTAGCTCGATTAAGCCCGAAGGCTGGTCGGCCTGGAACGACGGCACCGACACCACAATTATCACCTATGCCGAGTACAACTCGCGTAAGTTTAACGGTGCACCGGTTGATGTGAGCCGCCGCCGTAGCTGGACACAGCAATTAACTGCCGAGCAAGCCGCTCCATATTTTAAAGACGAAAATATCCTGGGCGACTGGAACCCATTTAAAACCTGGGCAGATTTGCCAGCTAAATCAACTGCCGCCGGTCAACAAGCCATCAGCAACCTGCTGGCGCGTGATAATGGCGGCAATATGTTATTGCAGTTCAATACCAGCTGGCCGGCCAGCGATGCATCGTTTGTGCTTTACAAAAGCGATGATAAAAAGACATTCAAAAAAGCAGACCAGCTGAAAGCTGGTAAAAATGATGTGATAGCTTTTCAGTTTAAAGATAAAGCTCCTGCTGATGGTCAGCATAGTTACTATGTCATCAGTGCAACCCAGGGCAAACAAACTTTTAGCTCTGATACACTTGATGTAAGCGGAGGTAAGTTGTTTCCGATGAAGAAGGGTAGATAA